From the Scylla paramamosain isolate STU-SP2022 chromosome 15, ASM3559412v1, whole genome shotgun sequence genome, one window contains:
- the LOC135107683 gene encoding uncharacterized protein LOC135107683, with product MPKNCAAVGCTNHNMMTHKKLSFCIFPNKKKQPERWKKWVQALNRVNHDGSDWQPGGKYVYLCSEHFMTGKPSPDPDHPDYLPTVFKNRPADSATSRKFQRLDRTFTEGAAHNGPSSSSTSSSETFQVSPSKFSTTSASMKDKIMSSDPSHLMLTDPPRKVSGYTQTPTLINNNHKFRNNNNRTMMYDMVDSLKDKVDKVDLKRKIEGFERQLAVSRYESNKCMRPDDDNWIHFTGLDSIIFQTFCALIIAQLFSGDK from the exons ATGCCTAAGAACTGTGCCGCCGTGGGATGCACCAACCATAACATGATGACCCACAAAAAGCTTTCCTTCTGTATCTTCCCCAACAAGAAGAAGCAGCCGGAGCGGTGGAAGAAATGGGTGCAGGCCCTCAACAGGGTCAACCACGACGGTTCTGACTGGCAGCCTGGAGGGAAATATGTCTACCTCTGTTCTGAACACTTCATGACAG GAAAGCCAAGTCCTGATCCTGACCACCCTGACTATCTTCCTACTGTGTTTAAGAACAGACCAGCAGACTCAGCCACCAGTAGAAAGTTTCAGAGACTGGACAGGACCTTTACTGAAG GTGCAGCACACAATGgtccctcatcttcctccacctcctcctcagaaACATTTCAAGTATCACCCAGCAAGTTCTCAACAACCAGTGCAAGCATGAAGGACAAGATAATGTCATCAGACCCCTCCCACCTGATGCTGACAGATCCCCCAAGGAAGGTGTCAGGTTATACCCAGACCCCGACGCTAATAAATAATAACCACAAATttagaaacaacaataacaggacTATGATGTATGATATGGTGGATAGCCTGAAAGATAAAGTGGATAAAGTAgacttgaaaaggaaaattgaaggTTTTGAAAGACAGCTTGCAGTTTCAAGATACGAGTCAAACAAATGCATGAGACCAGATGATGATAACTGGATTCATTTTACTGGACTTGATTCTATAATTTTTCAGACTTTTTGTGCTCTGATAATTGCTCAGCTCTTCAGTGGTGATAAGTGA
- the LOC135107684 gene encoding membrane protein BRI3-like, with product MTSKPPPYTQMPQPPPQPPLSQPPMGPPPPYQQMPPAGFATATAYPATGSTTIITTQQPTYGTVPIVVNRPADVIVVGGCPACRVGVLSEEFTLAGLCCAFWFFPLGILCCLAMRERRCSNCGACFT from the exons ATGACTTCCAAGCCACCACCATACACACAGATgccccagccaccaccacagccaccactgtCTCAGCCCCCAA tgggtcctcctcctccataccaaCAGATGCCACCAGCAGGCTTTGCCACAGCCACAGCATATCCTGCTACAGGgagcaccaccatcatcaccacacagcAGCCCACCTATGGAACAGTGCCTATTGTAGTGAACCGACCAGCTGATGTGATTGTTGTGGGCGGCTGTCCTGCCTGTAGG GTTGGTGTGCTCAGTGAGGAGTTTACTCTGGCAGGTCTTTGCTGTGCCTTCTGGTTCTTCCCACTTGGCATCCTGTGCTGTCTGGCCATGCGGGAGCGACGCTGCAGCAACTGTGGTGCCTGctttacataa
- the LOC135107685 gene encoding uncharacterized protein LOC135107685 isoform X1, with amino-acid sequence MNQSEATGWIPQVEEDPKDLQGIRFSRIPPQSRRSEMTQESRCLFVRNIPREMTNKDLQQLFSEFGHVVNVFLKPTPLGSKFNWAIINTESVKDMLSMMSAMNRKPPFNFEITVALSEDEKRQRKKGRGDFIAAQNTESVFVIMKDMENLPNLGCSFPVLQASWSRTEGQVKSSWPPGNETVVIRRGNIMMEGRRPQLCVFCEGQGQLRCSVCKAWYCSMVCQVDDWYLHKNTCCPPPVLDDPQKIKSSLCGTGGDASRGASAVMMSSSPFSSSFANRPEDISGRMAEEIELCSSQKSSMVKEIQPARNIRSMPTKLNMMTENGYSCGRGAMLKNFTEEESYSAGKGAVPKRSNMNESRFAGGCYSSPKRSIAAENVVGQNASLKKEFDKSPSLKCLIPKKSLAEISDDYNNVERGTSTSDLKCMPKVPLTEKSAVPTGTIVRTAGESAGNGESGSALQDTNSSVVSPSKNASEIWMNFGTLLEIEKIYSGFITLAASYEQFTAAVVVEAVSCIFSEAHEILSTVPAGINFKPEVGSLVAAYSPTEETWYRARVLELEGSTYRVCYIDFGNKEAVEQIKPVPEGPFSELPELAFVAKIHSKINEQVQEKLKKMVQVYNSLKFKVIAKKGLYVKVALCEDEDKNNTAVAEYILEPLLMPAVFPSPPAASSPKSKTAPSSAQRENVVPDCAAPATTILKETSPSQRQTDVKVLAVNDSQKENGVISSDKGPAEQCNGDHSLSRDMSCKVVSCEADESHSCYVIAVNSMELLLKLEEMSVEMNQHCEDSPASMLHPRRGEVCLAKFVKGDGRWYRALCLASDSTCCQVIFVDYGNTEKVCHANIRPIPRQFLGLPCLALYLPQQGMGMNSVNGKEEEGAGQTNPPAGFTFLAALNISPDSKIKFLE; translated from the exons ATGAATCAGAGTGAAGCAACAGGGTGGATTCcccaggtggaggaggaccCCAAGGACTTGCAAGGAATACGATTCTCACGCATCCCTCCACA ATCCAGAAGATCCGAGATGACGCAGGAAAGCCGATGCTTGTTTGTCAGAAACATTCCTCGGGAAATGACTAAT AAAGACCTGCAGCAGCTGTTCAGTGAGTTTGGCCATGTTGTGAATGTGTTCCTGAAACCCACCCCATTGGGATCAAAGTTCAACTGGGCCATCATCAACACCGAGAGTGTGAA GGATATGTTGTCCATGATGTCGGCCATGAACAGGAAGCCGCCGTTCAACTTTGAGATAACAGTGGCTCTTTCTGAGGACGAGAaaaggcagaggaagaagggaaggggagacttCATTGCTGCCCAGAACACT GAGAGTGTGTTTGTCATTATGAAGGATATGGAGAACCTTCCTAATCTAGGCTGCTCCTTTCCCGTGCTCCAGGCATCATGGAGCAGGACAGAAGGGCAAGTGAAGTCCTCATGGCCACCTGGAAATGAG ACAGTTGTGATTAGGAGGGGGAACATAATGATGGAGGGCAGACGGCCCCAGTTATGTGTGTTCTGTGAGGGCCAGGGGCAGCTGAGGTGCTCGGTGTGCAAGGCATGGTACTGCAGCATGGTGTGCCAGGTGGATGACTGGTACCTGCACAAGAATACTTGCTGCCCCCCACC GGTTTTGGATGATCCACAGAAGATAAAGAGTAGCCTGTGTGGAACAGGTGGTGATGCATCCAGAGGTGCCAGTGCAGTCATgatgtcttcctctcccttttcctcctcctttgccaaTAGACCAGAGGACATCAGTGGGAGAATGGCAGAAGAGATAGAGCTTTGTTCCAGCCAGAAGAGTAGTATGGTAAAGGAGATACAGCCAGCAAGAAACATAAGAAGCATGCCTACCAAGTTGAACATGATGACTGAGAATGGTTACAGTTGTGGCAGGGGTGCTATGCTTAAAAACTTTACAGAAGAAGAAAGTTATAGTGCAGGAAAGGGTGCAGTGCCTAAGAGGAGTAATATGAATGAAAGTAGGTTTGCAGGAGGATGTTATTCATCTCCAAAGAGAAGTATTGCAGCTGAAAATGTTGTGGGCCAAAATGCATCACTTAAGAAAGAATTTGATAAAAGTCCTAGTCTGAAATGTTTAATCCCAAAGAAAAGCCTTGCAGAGATATCAgatgattataataatgtaGAGAGAGGTACATCTACCAGTGACCTGAAATGCATGCCTAAGGTGCCACTGACAGAAAAATCAGCTGTGCCAACTGGTACCATTGTAAGGACAGCTGGAGAGTCTGCAGGAAATGGAGAATCTGGTTCAGCTTTGCAGGATACAAACTCATCAGTTGTTTCACCCTCCAAAAATGCTTCTGAAATTTGGATGAACTTTGGTACCTTGTTGGAGATAGAGAAAATCTACAGTGGTTTTATCACCTTGGCAGCAAGTTATGAGCAgtttactgctgctgttgtggttgAGGCTGTATCATGCATATTCAGTGAGGCACATGAAATTCTAAGCACAGTCCCAGCTGGTATCAATTTTAAGCCTGAGGTTGGGTCTCTAGTAGCTGCTTACTCCCCCACGGAGGAGACCTGGTACCGAGCACGTGTACTAGAATTAGAGGGATCCACTTACAGGGTTTGTTACATAGACTTCGGAAATAAAGAAGCTGTGGAACAAATAAAGCCAGTTCCTGAAGGACCATTTTCAGAACTCCCTGAACTGGCATTTGTGGCCAAGATCCATAGTAAAATTAATGAACAGGTTcaggaaaagttgaaaaaaatggtTCAAGTGTATAATTCTTTAAAGTTCAAAGTTATTGCCAAGAAGGGATTGTATGTGAAGGTTGCTTTGTGTGaagatgaagacaaaaataatacagCTGTTGCTGAGTATATTCTTGAACCACTCCTGATGCCTGCtgtcttcccttcaccaccagctGCTTCCTCACCCAAATCAAAGACTGCTCCCTCATCTGCTCAGAGGGAGAATGTTGTCCCTGATTGTGCTGCACCTGCCACAACAATATTGAAGGAAACAAGTCCATCtcagagacaaacagacgtaAAGGTGCTTGCTGTGAATGATTCTCAGAAAGAAAATGGTGTCATCAGTTCTGATAAGG GACCAGCAGAGCAGTGTAATGGTGATCATTCTTTGTCAAGAGATATGAGCTGTAAAGTGGTGTCCTGTGAGGCTGATGAATCTCATTCCTGTTATGTTATTGCTGTG AATAGCATGGAGCTCTTACTTAAGCTGGAGGAGATGTCTGTGGAGATGAACCAGCACTGTGAGGACAGCCCTGCCTCCATGCTTCATCCCAGGCGAGGGGAAGTGTGCCTTGCAAAGTTTGTCAAAG GAGATGGCAGATGGTACCGGGCATTGTGTCTTGCATCAGACAGCACTTGCTGCCAGGTCATCTTTGTGGACTATGGCAACACTGAGAAAGTCTGTCACGCTAACATACGACCAATTCCAAGGCAGTTCCTG
- the LOC135107685 gene encoding uncharacterized protein LOC135107685 isoform X2, which yields MNQSEATGWIPQVEEDPKDLQGIRFSRIPPQSRRSEMTQESRCLFVRNIPREMTNKDLQQLFSEFGHVVNVFLKPTPLGSKFNWAIINTESVKDMLSMMSAMNRKPPFNFEITVALSEDEKRQRKKGRGDFIAAQNTASWSRTEGQVKSSWPPGNETVVIRRGNIMMEGRRPQLCVFCEGQGQLRCSVCKAWYCSMVCQVDDWYLHKNTCCPPPVLDDPQKIKSSLCGTGGDASRGASAVMMSSSPFSSSFANRPEDISGRMAEEIELCSSQKSSMVKEIQPARNIRSMPTKLNMMTENGYSCGRGAMLKNFTEEESYSAGKGAVPKRSNMNESRFAGGCYSSPKRSIAAENVVGQNASLKKEFDKSPSLKCLIPKKSLAEISDDYNNVERGTSTSDLKCMPKVPLTEKSAVPTGTIVRTAGESAGNGESGSALQDTNSSVVSPSKNASEIWMNFGTLLEIEKIYSGFITLAASYEQFTAAVVVEAVSCIFSEAHEILSTVPAGINFKPEVGSLVAAYSPTEETWYRARVLELEGSTYRVCYIDFGNKEAVEQIKPVPEGPFSELPELAFVAKIHSKINEQVQEKLKKMVQVYNSLKFKVIAKKGLYVKVALCEDEDKNNTAVAEYILEPLLMPAVFPSPPAASSPKSKTAPSSAQRENVVPDCAAPATTILKETSPSQRQTDVKVLAVNDSQKENGVISSDKGPAEQCNGDHSLSRDMSCKVVSCEADESHSCYVIAVNSMELLLKLEEMSVEMNQHCEDSPASMLHPRRGEVCLAKFVKGDGRWYRALCLASDSTCCQVIFVDYGNTEKVCHANIRPIPRQFLGLPCLALYLPQQGMGMNSVNGKEEEGAGQTNPPAGFTFLAALNISPDSKIKFLE from the exons ATGAATCAGAGTGAAGCAACAGGGTGGATTCcccaggtggaggaggaccCCAAGGACTTGCAAGGAATACGATTCTCACGCATCCCTCCACA ATCCAGAAGATCCGAGATGACGCAGGAAAGCCGATGCTTGTTTGTCAGAAACATTCCTCGGGAAATGACTAAT AAAGACCTGCAGCAGCTGTTCAGTGAGTTTGGCCATGTTGTGAATGTGTTCCTGAAACCCACCCCATTGGGATCAAAGTTCAACTGGGCCATCATCAACACCGAGAGTGTGAA GGATATGTTGTCCATGATGTCGGCCATGAACAGGAAGCCGCCGTTCAACTTTGAGATAACAGTGGCTCTTTCTGAGGACGAGAaaaggcagaggaagaagggaaggggagacttCATTGCTGCCCAGAACACT GCATCATGGAGCAGGACAGAAGGGCAAGTGAAGTCCTCATGGCCACCTGGAAATGAG ACAGTTGTGATTAGGAGGGGGAACATAATGATGGAGGGCAGACGGCCCCAGTTATGTGTGTTCTGTGAGGGCCAGGGGCAGCTGAGGTGCTCGGTGTGCAAGGCATGGTACTGCAGCATGGTGTGCCAGGTGGATGACTGGTACCTGCACAAGAATACTTGCTGCCCCCCACC GGTTTTGGATGATCCACAGAAGATAAAGAGTAGCCTGTGTGGAACAGGTGGTGATGCATCCAGAGGTGCCAGTGCAGTCATgatgtcttcctctcccttttcctcctcctttgccaaTAGACCAGAGGACATCAGTGGGAGAATGGCAGAAGAGATAGAGCTTTGTTCCAGCCAGAAGAGTAGTATGGTAAAGGAGATACAGCCAGCAAGAAACATAAGAAGCATGCCTACCAAGTTGAACATGATGACTGAGAATGGTTACAGTTGTGGCAGGGGTGCTATGCTTAAAAACTTTACAGAAGAAGAAAGTTATAGTGCAGGAAAGGGTGCAGTGCCTAAGAGGAGTAATATGAATGAAAGTAGGTTTGCAGGAGGATGTTATTCATCTCCAAAGAGAAGTATTGCAGCTGAAAATGTTGTGGGCCAAAATGCATCACTTAAGAAAGAATTTGATAAAAGTCCTAGTCTGAAATGTTTAATCCCAAAGAAAAGCCTTGCAGAGATATCAgatgattataataatgtaGAGAGAGGTACATCTACCAGTGACCTGAAATGCATGCCTAAGGTGCCACTGACAGAAAAATCAGCTGTGCCAACTGGTACCATTGTAAGGACAGCTGGAGAGTCTGCAGGAAATGGAGAATCTGGTTCAGCTTTGCAGGATACAAACTCATCAGTTGTTTCACCCTCCAAAAATGCTTCTGAAATTTGGATGAACTTTGGTACCTTGTTGGAGATAGAGAAAATCTACAGTGGTTTTATCACCTTGGCAGCAAGTTATGAGCAgtttactgctgctgttgtggttgAGGCTGTATCATGCATATTCAGTGAGGCACATGAAATTCTAAGCACAGTCCCAGCTGGTATCAATTTTAAGCCTGAGGTTGGGTCTCTAGTAGCTGCTTACTCCCCCACGGAGGAGACCTGGTACCGAGCACGTGTACTAGAATTAGAGGGATCCACTTACAGGGTTTGTTACATAGACTTCGGAAATAAAGAAGCTGTGGAACAAATAAAGCCAGTTCCTGAAGGACCATTTTCAGAACTCCCTGAACTGGCATTTGTGGCCAAGATCCATAGTAAAATTAATGAACAGGTTcaggaaaagttgaaaaaaatggtTCAAGTGTATAATTCTTTAAAGTTCAAAGTTATTGCCAAGAAGGGATTGTATGTGAAGGTTGCTTTGTGTGaagatgaagacaaaaataatacagCTGTTGCTGAGTATATTCTTGAACCACTCCTGATGCCTGCtgtcttcccttcaccaccagctGCTTCCTCACCCAAATCAAAGACTGCTCCCTCATCTGCTCAGAGGGAGAATGTTGTCCCTGATTGTGCTGCACCTGCCACAACAATATTGAAGGAAACAAGTCCATCtcagagacaaacagacgtaAAGGTGCTTGCTGTGAATGATTCTCAGAAAGAAAATGGTGTCATCAGTTCTGATAAGG GACCAGCAGAGCAGTGTAATGGTGATCATTCTTTGTCAAGAGATATGAGCTGTAAAGTGGTGTCCTGTGAGGCTGATGAATCTCATTCCTGTTATGTTATTGCTGTG AATAGCATGGAGCTCTTACTTAAGCTGGAGGAGATGTCTGTGGAGATGAACCAGCACTGTGAGGACAGCCCTGCCTCCATGCTTCATCCCAGGCGAGGGGAAGTGTGCCTTGCAAAGTTTGTCAAAG GAGATGGCAGATGGTACCGGGCATTGTGTCTTGCATCAGACAGCACTTGCTGCCAGGTCATCTTTGTGGACTATGGCAACACTGAGAAAGTCTGTCACGCTAACATACGACCAATTCCAAGGCAGTTCCTG